A single genomic interval of Streptomyces sp. BA2 harbors:
- a CDS encoding FtsW/RodA/SpoVE family cell cycle protein: protein MSSSTTHTSTIGAIGAPSRRNTELALLAFAVVIPLFAYINVGLAIDGELPSGMLGYGCGLGLLAAVGHIVVRRFAPYADPLLLPLATLLNGLGLVVIWRLDQSEKLQNLAKAATGSFSPSAPKQLMFSAIGIALFVAVLLLLKDHRVLQRYTYISMVAALVLLLLPLVPGLGMNIFGARIWISVAGFSIQPGEFAKIVIAIFFAGYLMVKRDALALASRRFMGMYLPRGRDLGPIIVVWAMSILILVFETDLGTSLLFFGMFVVMLYVATERTSWIVFGLVMSSVGAVGVATFEPHVQERVDAWLNPFSDAVIASTGSDQIAQSLMAFGSGGVLGTGLGQGHSDLIGFAANSDFILATFGEELGLAGVMAILLIYGLIVERGVRTALAARDPFGKLLAIGLSGAFAIQVFVVSGGVMGLIPLTGMTMPFLANGGSSVIANWALIGILIRISDTARRPAPAPAPNPDAEMTQVVRP from the coding sequence ATGAGCAGTAGCACTACACACACGTCGACCATCGGCGCGATCGGGGCGCCGAGCAGGCGCAACACCGAGCTCGCGCTCCTCGCGTTCGCCGTCGTCATCCCGCTGTTCGCCTACATCAACGTAGGCCTCGCGATCGACGGCGAGCTGCCGTCCGGCATGCTCGGCTACGGCTGCGGGCTCGGACTGCTCGCTGCCGTCGGCCACATCGTGGTGCGCAGGTTCGCGCCCTACGCGGACCCGCTGCTGCTGCCGCTCGCGACGCTGCTCAACGGCCTCGGTCTGGTGGTCATCTGGCGCCTCGACCAGTCGGAGAAGCTGCAGAACCTCGCCAAGGCGGCGACCGGATCCTTCAGCCCTTCGGCGCCGAAGCAGCTGATGTTCTCGGCCATCGGCATCGCGCTCTTCGTAGCCGTGCTGCTGCTGCTCAAGGACCACCGCGTCCTGCAGCGCTACACGTACATCTCGATGGTCGCGGCCCTCGTTCTGCTGCTGCTGCCGCTCGTGCCGGGGCTCGGCATGAACATCTTCGGCGCCAGGATCTGGATCAGCGTCGCCGGTTTCTCCATCCAGCCAGGTGAGTTCGCGAAGATCGTCATCGCGATCTTCTTCGCGGGCTATCTCATGGTGAAACGCGACGCGCTCGCCCTGGCGAGCCGCCGTTTCATGGGCATGTACCTGCCGCGTGGCCGTGACCTCGGCCCGATCATCGTCGTCTGGGCGATGTCCATCCTGATCCTGGTCTTCGAGACGGACCTCGGTACGTCGCTGCTGTTCTTCGGCATGTTCGTCGTGATGCTGTACGTCGCCACGGAGCGCACCAGCTGGATCGTGTTCGGTCTGGTGATGTCCTCCGTCGGCGCCGTGGGTGTGGCCACGTTCGAGCCGCACGTGCAGGAGCGTGTGGACGCCTGGCTGAACCCGTTCTCGGACGCTGTCATCGCCTCCACGGGCAGTGACCAGATCGCCCAGTCCCTGATGGCGTTCGGCTCGGGCGGCGTGCTCGGCACCGGCCTCGGTCAGGGCCACTCGGACCTGATCGGCTTCGCCGCCAACTCCGACTTCATCCTCGCCACCTTCGGCGAGGAGCTGGGTCTGGCCGGTGTCATGGCGATCCTGCTGATCTACGGGCTGATCGTGGAGCGCGGTGTGCGCACCGCGCTCGCCGCCCGCGACCCGTTCGGCAAGCTTCTGGCGATCGGTCTGTCCGGGGCCTTCGCCATCCAGGTGTTCGTGGTCTCCGGCGGCGTCATGGGTCTGATCCCGCTGACCGGTATGACCATGCCGTTCCTCGCGAACGGCGGTTCCTCCGTGATCGCCAACTGGGCCCTCATCGGCATCCTCATCCGTATCAGTGACACCGCACGACGCCCCGCGCCGGCCCCCGCCCCCAACCCCGACGCCGAGATGACCCAGGTGGTCCGACCGTGA
- a CDS encoding Stp1/IreP family PP2C-type Ser/Thr phosphatase, giving the protein MSLSLRFAAGSHKGMIREGNEDSGYAGPRLLAIADGMGGQAAGEVASSEVISTLVTLDDDVPGSDILTSLGTAVQRANDQLRLMVEEDPQLEGMGTTLTALLWTGQRLGLVHVGDSRAYLLRDGVLTQITQDHTWVQRLVDEGRITEEEATTHPQRSLLMRALGSGEHVEPDLSIREVRAGDRYLICSDGLSGVVSHQTMEDTLASYQGPQETVQELIQLALRGGGPDNITVIVADVLDIDSGDTLAGQLSDTPVVVGAVAENQLQAQDDGAMQTPAGRASGLGRPVPPQPSGGGFGPPGSGDTASYAPEGSFGAYSDEDFVKPGGGRKWLKRSLYTVLALAVIGGGLYGGYRWTQTQYYVGTNDENVALYRGIDQDLAWVSLSKVEENYPKIELKYLPPYQRKQVEGTIPEGNLDDAKSKIEELGLQASACEKDAKRREAERENAKPGEGEAGGTTGLSAKAPTDDPTDPADKNGTNGTNDKNSSTDKNKSKTAPTPTPGPSLSEDEEKLVPLCGKQ; this is encoded by the coding sequence ATGAGTCTGTCTTTGCGCTTCGCCGCCGGATCGCACAAAGGCATGATCCGGGAGGGGAACGAGGACTCCGGTTACGCCGGTCCGCGTCTCCTCGCGATCGCCGACGGCATGGGGGGCCAGGCCGCGGGTGAGGTGGCGAGCTCCGAGGTGATCTCGACGCTCGTCACCCTCGACGACGACGTGCCGGGATCGGACATCCTCACGTCGCTCGGCACCGCCGTGCAGCGCGCCAACGACCAGCTGCGTCTGATGGTCGAGGAGGACCCCCAGCTCGAGGGCATGGGGACGACCCTGACCGCGTTGCTGTGGACGGGGCAGCGCCTGGGCCTCGTACACGTCGGTGATTCACGCGCCTACCTCCTTCGGGACGGCGTTCTCACGCAGATCACCCAGGACCACACCTGGGTGCAGCGTCTGGTGGACGAGGGCCGGATCACCGAGGAGGAGGCCACCACCCACCCGCAGCGCTCCTTGCTGATGCGCGCGCTGGGCAGTGGTGAGCACGTCGAGCCGGACCTCTCCATCCGTGAAGTCCGTGCCGGCGACCGCTACTTGATCTGCTCGGACGGTCTCTCCGGCGTCGTGTCGCACCAGACGATGGAAGACACCCTCGCGAGCTACCAGGGCCCCCAGGAGACCGTGCAGGAGCTCATCCAGCTCGCGCTGCGCGGCGGCGGCCCCGACAACATCACGGTGATCGTCGCCGACGTCCTGGACATCGACAGCGGCGACACCCTCGCGGGACAGCTCTCCGACACCCCCGTGGTCGTCGGCGCTGTCGCCGAGAACCAGCTCCAGGCGCAGGATGACGGCGCCATGCAGACGCCCGCGGGCCGCGCGTCCGGCCTGGGCCGCCCCGTGCCGCCGCAGCCCTCCGGAGGCGGCTTCGGGCCGCCCGGAAGCGGCGACACGGCGAGTTACGCTCCCGAGGGGAGCTTCGGCGCGTACAGCGACGAGGACTTCGTGAAGCCCGGCGGCGGCCGCAAGTGGCTCAAGAGATCGCTCTACACCGTGCTCGCCCTGGCGGTCATCGGCGGCGGCCTGTATGGCGGCTACCGCTGGACCCAGACCCAGTACTACGTAGGCACGAACGACGAGAACGTCGCCCTGTACCGCGGCATCGACCAGGATCTGGCGTGGGTCAGCCTGTCGAAGGTCGAGGAGAACTACCCCAAGATCGAACTCAAGTACCTGCCGCCGTACCAGCGCAAGCAGGTCGAGGGGACCATCCCCGAGGGCAATCTCGACGACGCCAAGAGCAAGATCGAGGAGCTCGGCCTGCAGGCATCGGCCTGTGAGAAGGACGCCAAGCGCCGCGAGGCCGAGCGCGAGAACGCCAAGCCCGGTGAGGGCGAGGCGGGCGGCACGACCGGCCTGTCGGCCAAGGCGCCCACCGACGATCCGACCGATCCGGCGGACAAGAACGGCACGAACGGCACAAACGACAAGAACAGCTCGACCGACAAGAACAAGTCCAAGACCGCACCGACTCCCACACCCGGCCCCAGCCTCTCCGAGGACGAGGAGAAGCTGGTCCCACTGTGCGGTAAGCAGTAA
- a CDS encoding FHA domain-containing protein FhaB/FipA codes for MSELTLTVMRLGFLAVLWLFVIVAVQVIRSDLFGTRVTQRGSRRENARPQQAARQQQPAATPPPQRQQQGGGRQRRGAPSKLVVSEGILAGTTVALQGQTISLGRAHDSTIVLDDDYASSRHARIYPDRDGQWIVEDLGSTNGTYLDRTRLTTPTPVPLGAPIRIGKTVIELRK; via the coding sequence ATGTCAGAGCTGACCCTGACGGTCATGCGGTTGGGTTTCCTAGCCGTTCTGTGGCTGTTCGTGATCGTGGCCGTCCAGGTCATCCGTAGCGACCTGTTCGGTACGCGCGTCACACAGCGCGGTTCGCGCCGTGAGAACGCGCGTCCGCAGCAGGCCGCCCGCCAGCAACAGCCGGCGGCCACACCACCTCCCCAGCGCCAGCAGCAGGGCGGCGGGCGGCAGCGCCGTGGCGCCCCCAGCAAGCTGGTCGTATCCGAAGGGATCCTCGCGGGCACGACGGTCGCCCTGCAGGGTCAGACGATCTCGCTGGGCCGAGCGCACGATTCGACGATCGTCCTTGACGACGACTACGCGTCCAGCAGGCATGCCAGGATCTACCCGGACCGTGACGGCCAGTGGATCGTCGAGGATCTCGGGTCCACCAACGGCACGTATCTCGACCGGACCCGACTCACCACCCCGACGCCCGTTCCGCTGGGCGCGCCGATCCGCATCGGCAAGACCGTCATCGAGCTGCGGAAGTAG
- a CDS encoding FhaA domain-containing protein — protein sequence MGVMKKFEQRLEGLVNGTFAKVFKSEVQPVEIAGALQRECDNNATIWNRERTVVPNDFIVELSAPDFERLSPYSGQLGDELSGMVREYAKQQRYSFMGPIKVHLEKAEDLDTGLYRVRSRTLASSTSQSPERAPAGPSGPTGAGHSPARPPAGGAGGGYGYPQPAQPAGAPPMPAAPPPGGRAGGPAPAPNRPQGPGAGPLPGAQVRRWIEINGNRHQISRPTLVLGRSTDADVRIDDPGVSRRHCEIRTGTPSTIQDLGSTNGIVVDGQHTTRATLRDGSRIVVGQTTIVYRQAEG from the coding sequence ATGGGAGTCATGAAGAAGTTCGAGCAGCGACTCGAAGGTCTCGTCAACGGCACCTTCGCCAAGGTGTTCAAGTCCGAGGTTCAGCCCGTCGAGATCGCCGGCGCCCTCCAGCGCGAGTGCGACAACAACGCGACGATCTGGAACCGCGAGCGGACGGTCGTCCCCAATGACTTCATCGTGGAGCTCAGCGCGCCCGACTTCGAGCGCCTGAGCCCCTACTCGGGGCAGCTCGGCGACGAGCTCTCCGGGATGGTGCGCGAGTACGCCAAGCAGCAGCGGTACAGCTTCATGGGCCCCATCAAGGTCCATCTGGAGAAGGCCGAGGATCTCGACACGGGTCTGTACCGGGTGCGCAGCCGCACGCTCGCGTCCAGCACCTCGCAGAGCCCCGAGCGCGCCCCGGCCGGCCCTTCGGGCCCCACGGGCGCGGGCCACAGCCCCGCCAGACCCCCTGCGGGCGGCGCCGGCGGTGGCTACGGCTACCCACAGCCCGCTCAGCCCGCCGGTGCTCCCCCCATGCCCGCCGCGCCGCCCCCGGGTGGCCGTGCGGGCGGGCCCGCACCGGCACCGAACCGCCCTCAGGGGCCCGGCGCCGGACCTCTTCCGGGTGCGCAGGTGCGGCGCTGGATCGAGATCAACGGCAATCGCCATCAGATCTCCCGCCCGACGCTGGTGCTGGGTCGCAGCACCGACGCCGATGTGCGGATCGACGACCCCGGCGTATCGCGCCGGCACTGTGAGATCCGGACCGGAACGCCCTCGACGATCCAGGATCTCGGGTCTACCAACGGCATCGTGGTAGACGGGCAGCACACCACCCGCGCTACGCTCCGCGACGGCTCGCGGATCGTCGTGGGCCAAACCACCATCGTTTACCGGCAAGCCGAAGGGTGA
- a CDS encoding DUF2252 domain-containing protein encodes MAEFNGARLPYVKGFAQWPSRGEAGPAAAASADSPKLEGKALRARVSRASHEWFVEDDGRPDPVDAVEESNRSRLPELTPIRMGRMAASPFAFLRGAAGLMAYDLARTPVTGIGAQICGDAHAANFGLYADARGGLVMDLNDFDETVHGPWEWDVKRLAASLVLAGREAGAGEDVCREAAFDAVGAYRRTMRLLAKLPALDAWNAIADEELVSHTDARDLLGTLESVSEKARQNTSARFAAKSTERVEGEGGLAGRRFVDAPPVLRRIPDAEAAEVASALAEYVGTLSEDRLPLLARYAVQDVAFRVVGTGSVGLRSYVVLLLDHRGEPLVLQVKEARPSALLPHLPTAGFTVPASVDEGHRHDEGHRHEGHRHEGHRVVLGQKRMQVVSDFLLGWTTVAGRAFQVRQFRNRKGSVDPAALAADQIDDYGRMTGALLARAHAHSADPRLIAGYVGKNDELDTAVAAFAVAYANRTEADHAELVRAVKEGRVVAEAGV; translated from the coding sequence ATGGCGGAGTTCAACGGTGCGCGGCTGCCGTACGTGAAGGGGTTCGCGCAGTGGCCGTCGCGGGGCGAGGCGGGCCCGGCGGCTGCCGCTTCGGCGGATTCGCCGAAGCTGGAGGGCAAGGCGCTGCGGGCGCGCGTCAGCCGTGCCTCGCACGAGTGGTTCGTCGAGGACGACGGCCGCCCCGATCCGGTCGATGCCGTGGAGGAGTCCAACCGCAGCAGGCTCCCCGAGCTCACGCCGATCCGGATGGGCAGGATGGCCGCGTCGCCCTTCGCCTTCCTGCGCGGGGCCGCCGGTCTGATGGCGTACGACCTCGCGCGGACCCCAGTGACGGGGATCGGCGCCCAGATATGCGGTGACGCCCACGCCGCGAATTTCGGTCTGTACGCGGACGCGCGAGGCGGCCTCGTCATGGACCTGAACGACTTCGACGAGACGGTGCACGGGCCCTGGGAATGGGACGTGAAGCGCCTAGCGGCCTCCCTCGTGCTCGCGGGGCGCGAGGCCGGGGCGGGCGAGGACGTCTGCAGGGAAGCGGCGTTCGACGCGGTGGGAGCCTATCGGCGCACGATGCGGCTGCTCGCGAAGCTCCCCGCGCTCGACGCGTGGAACGCCATCGCGGACGAGGAGTTGGTCTCCCACACGGACGCAAGAGATCTGCTCGGCACCCTGGAGAGCGTCTCCGAGAAGGCACGGCAGAACACGAGCGCCCGGTTCGCCGCCAAGTCGACCGAGCGCGTCGAGGGCGAGGGTGGGCTCGCGGGGCGCCGCTTCGTCGACGCCCCGCCGGTCCTTCGGCGAATACCGGACGCGGAGGCGGCCGAGGTCGCCTCCGCGCTCGCGGAGTACGTGGGCACGCTGTCCGAGGACCGGCTGCCGCTCCTCGCGCGGTACGCGGTCCAGGACGTGGCCTTCCGCGTCGTGGGCACGGGCAGCGTCGGCCTTCGGTCGTACGTGGTGCTGCTGCTCGACCACCGGGGCGAGCCGCTGGTGCTCCAGGTCAAGGAGGCACGGCCCTCCGCGCTGCTTCCGCATCTGCCCACGGCGGGCTTCACGGTGCCTGCGTCCGTCGACGAAGGGCACCGGCACGACGAAGGGCATCGGCACGAAGGCCACCGGCACGAAGGGCACCGGGTGGTGCTCGGGCAGAAGCGGATGCAGGTGGTCAGCGACTTCCTGCTGGGGTGGACGACGGTGGCAGGGCGGGCCTTCCAGGTACGGCAGTTCAGGAACCGAAAGGGCAGCGTGGACCCGGCGGCGCTGGCCGCCGACCAGATCGACGACTACGGCCGGATGACCGGAGCCCTGCTGGCCCGCGCGCACGCGCACAGCGCCGACCCGCGGCTCATCGCGGGATACGTCGGCAAGAACGACGAGCTGGACACGGCCGTGGCGGCTTTCGCGGTGGCGTACGCGAACCGGACGGAGGCGGACCACGCGGAGCTGGTGCGCGCGGTCAAGGAGGGGCGGGTGGTGGCGGAGGCGGGGGTGTGA
- a CDS encoding J domain-containing protein, producing the protein MTTPEAEPTQPQTPDPGPATAGREAPDGAAGQGGAARPEDRLEKAVRAAEQALIEYEIAVETFRVEVENFSRLHHQKLGPMYARLDELDAEIAEARAARSGDPEDRRKADEARARVMPMPGVEELFHGWMDGDGLYPEAAAMLTDQSVRPPQRVRPSDEARKLYRELVRKSHPDLAQDDQERGRREEFITRVNAAYARGDEPLLRELSEEWAAGPVAEQRWPSKSEELYARLEWLSQRKELLAVVARELEEGAIGAMLRMAPDDPDQLLDEIAEQLLAQVTEREAELARLTA; encoded by the coding sequence GTGACGACCCCGGAAGCCGAGCCCACGCAGCCCCAGACGCCCGACCCTGGGCCCGCGACCGCGGGCCGCGAGGCTCCTGACGGGGCGGCGGGGCAGGGCGGCGCCGCGCGGCCGGAGGACCGGCTTGAGAAGGCGGTCCGGGCGGCGGAGCAGGCGCTGATCGAGTACGAGATCGCCGTCGAGACCTTCCGGGTCGAGGTGGAGAACTTCTCCCGGCTCCACCACCAGAAGCTCGGCCCGATGTATGCGCGCCTGGACGAGCTGGACGCCGAGATCGCCGAGGCCCGGGCCGCCCGCAGTGGTGACCCCGAGGACCGGCGCAAGGCGGACGAGGCGAGGGCGCGGGTCATGCCGATGCCGGGGGTCGAGGAGCTGTTCCACGGCTGGATGGACGGCGACGGCCTCTATCCGGAGGCAGCCGCGATGCTGACCGATCAGTCGGTGCGGCCGCCGCAGCGGGTGCGGCCGAGCGACGAGGCCCGCAAGCTCTACCGCGAGCTCGTCCGCAAGTCCCACCCCGACCTGGCCCAGGACGACCAGGAGCGTGGCCGCCGCGAGGAGTTCATCACGCGGGTGAACGCCGCGTACGCGCGTGGCGACGAGCCCCTGCTGCGGGAGCTGTCCGAGGAGTGGGCCGCCGGTCCAGTGGCCGAGCAGCGGTGGCCGAGCAAGAGCGAGGAGCTGTACGCCCGCCTTGAGTGGCTCTCCCAGCGCAAGGAGCTGCTCGCCGTGGTCGCCCGGGAGCTGGAGGAGGGTGCGATCGGCGCGATGCTGCGGATGGCGCCGGACGATCCGGACCAGCTCCTCGACGAGATCGCCGAGCAGTTGCTCGCGCAGGTCACCGAGCGCGAGGCGGAGCTTGCGCGGCTGACCGCCTAG
- a CDS encoding rhodanese-like domain-containing protein encodes MAFGSHVPTVGVDDLASGDFLLDVREDEEWQAGHAAGALHIPMSEFVSRYGELTEAAPQDGKVNVICRVGGRSAQVAMYLVQQGIDAVNVDGGMQSWEAAGRPVVDAKGQPGVVI; translated from the coding sequence ATGGCTTTCGGATCTCACGTGCCCACGGTCGGTGTCGACGACCTCGCAAGCGGCGACTTTCTCCTTGATGTCCGTGAGGACGAGGAATGGCAGGCGGGTCACGCCGCGGGTGCGCTGCACATCCCGATGAGCGAGTTCGTCTCCCGCTACGGCGAGTTGACCGAGGCCGCGCCGCAGGACGGCAAGGTCAATGTCATCTGCCGGGTCGGCGGACGTTCGGCGCAGGTCGCCATGTATCTCGTCCAGCAGGGCATCGACGCGGTGAACGTCGACGGAGGCATGCAGAGCTGGGAGGCCGCGGGCCGGCCCGTCGTCGACGCCAAGGGCCAGCCGGGCGTCGTGATCTAG
- a CDS encoding acyl-CoA dehydrogenase family protein produces MDFTFTEEQQAAVEAAKALFASVAPDGVPSPALVPGAVAEDFDRALWAKLAGADLLSLLLDPEHGGAGLDAIALCLVLRESAKKLARVPLLESSAAAYAVQTYGSGELKRRILPRAGRGELVLTVAANGRSGHDPAELAVTARQDGDDWLLDGTQTAVPWAQNADLIVVPAHTSAGRAVLALIPRAHEGLTLAEQVSTSGERLGELGLESVRISGTDVIEADGAWDWLRDLLATGTCALALGLGEGVLSMTSEYTSKREQFGFPVATFQAVAVQAADRYIDLRAMEVTLWQAAWRISTGASGALPATGDVAVAKIWASDGVRRVVQTAQHLHGGFGSDTDYPLHRYHAWAKQLELSLGPAAAHEEALGDLLAAHPLG; encoded by the coding sequence GTGGACTTCACCTTCACCGAGGAACAGCAGGCGGCCGTCGAGGCGGCGAAGGCACTCTTCGCCTCCGTCGCGCCCGACGGCGTACCGAGCCCCGCCCTCGTACCGGGCGCCGTCGCCGAGGACTTCGACCGCGCCCTGTGGGCCAAACTCGCCGGAGCCGATCTGCTGAGCCTGCTCCTCGACCCCGAGCACGGCGGCGCGGGCCTGGACGCCATCGCCCTCTGCCTGGTCCTGCGCGAGTCGGCGAAGAAACTCGCCCGGGTACCGCTCCTGGAGAGCAGCGCCGCCGCGTATGCCGTACAGACCTACGGCAGCGGGGAGTTGAAGCGGCGAATCCTGCCGCGGGCCGGCCGCGGTGAGCTCGTCCTGACCGTCGCGGCGAACGGCCGCAGCGGACACGACCCCGCCGAACTCGCCGTCACCGCACGGCAGGACGGCGACGACTGGCTGCTCGACGGCACACAGACAGCAGTGCCCTGGGCACAGAACGCCGACCTCATCGTGGTGCCCGCCCACACATCGGCCGGCCGGGCCGTCCTCGCCCTGATACCCCGCGCGCACGAGGGCCTCACCCTCGCCGAGCAGGTGTCCACGAGCGGCGAACGCCTCGGCGAGCTCGGCCTGGAATCCGTACGGATCAGCGGCACCGACGTCATCGAGGCCGACGGGGCCTGGGACTGGCTGCGCGATCTGCTCGCCACCGGGACCTGCGCCCTCGCGCTCGGCCTCGGCGAGGGCGTACTGAGCATGACCAGCGAATACACCAGCAAGCGCGAACAATTCGGCTTCCCCGTCGCCACCTTCCAGGCCGTGGCGGTGCAGGCGGCCGACCGTTACATCGACCTGCGCGCGATGGAGGTCACCCTCTGGCAGGCCGCCTGGCGCATCAGCACCGGCGCGAGCGGCGCCCTGCCCGCCACCGGAGACGTGGCCGTCGCCAAGATCTGGGCGTCGGACGGCGTACGCAGGGTCGTGCAGACGGCCCAGCATCTGCACGGCGGCTTCGGATCCGACACCGACTACCCCCTGCACCGCTACCACGCGTGGGCCAAGCAGCTGGAGCTGTCCCTCGGCCCCGCAGCAGCACACGAGGAAGCACTGGGCGACCTGCTGGCCGCGCACCCACTCGGCTGA
- the paaE gene encoding 1,2-phenylacetyl-CoA epoxidase subunit PaaE, with protein MARFHQLRVAAVEQLTDDSVTLTFEVPPALREEYRFAPGQHLAVRRFVDGTEIRRTYSICAPAPRPESPSEPRTLQVGVRFVEGGAFSTYALKEVAVGDDLDVMTPAGRFTLEPAPGRYAAVVGGSGITPVLSIVTTLLDREPRATFCLIRSDRTAASTMFLEEVADLKDRWPDRFQLVTVLSREEQQSGLDSGRLDEERLGRLLPALLPVEEVAGWFLCGPFGLVQGAEKTLRGLGVTRQRIHEEIFHVDDGLASPAPAAATAAPAHSTVTVTLDGRSGTWPVQDGESLLDTVLRNRADAPYACKGGVCGTCRAFRVSGEVRMDRNFALEPEETEAGYVLACQSHPATDTVELDFDR; from the coding sequence ATGGCACGCTTTCACCAGCTCCGGGTAGCGGCGGTCGAGCAGCTCACCGACGACTCCGTGACGCTGACCTTCGAAGTGCCCCCCGCCCTGCGCGAGGAGTACCGCTTCGCCCCCGGCCAGCATCTCGCCGTCCGCCGCTTCGTCGACGGCACGGAGATCCGGCGTACGTACTCGATCTGCGCACCCGCGCCCCGCCCCGAAAGCCCCTCCGAGCCGCGGACCCTGCAGGTCGGGGTGCGCTTCGTCGAAGGCGGCGCCTTCTCGACGTACGCCCTGAAGGAAGTCGCCGTCGGCGACGATCTCGACGTGATGACCCCGGCCGGACGCTTCACGCTGGAACCGGCACCCGGACGCTATGCGGCAGTGGTCGGCGGCAGCGGGATCACGCCGGTGCTCTCCATCGTCACGACGCTCCTCGATCGCGAACCGCGGGCCACGTTCTGTCTCATCCGGAGCGACCGCACCGCCGCGTCGACGATGTTCCTGGAGGAGGTCGCCGACCTCAAGGATCGCTGGCCGGACCGGTTCCAGCTGGTCACAGTGCTCTCCCGGGAGGAGCAGCAGTCGGGGCTCGACTCCGGACGGCTCGACGAGGAGCGGCTGGGCAGACTGCTTCCGGCGCTGTTGCCCGTCGAAGAGGTCGCGGGCTGGTTCCTGTGCGGTCCGTTCGGTCTGGTGCAGGGCGCGGAGAAGACACTGCGCGGCCTGGGCGTGACGCGTCAGCGCATCCACGAGGAGATATTCCACGTGGACGACGGCCTCGCCTCCCCGGCGCCCGCCGCCGCGACGGCCGCCCCCGCGCACAGCACCGTGACGGTGACCCTCGACGGGCGCTCCGGCACATGGCCGGTCCAGGACGGGGAATCCCTCCTCGACACCGTGCTGCGCAACCGCGCGGACGCGCCGTACGCCTGCAAGGGCGGGGTGTGCGGGACCTGCCGGGCCTTCCGGGTCTCGGGCGAGGTGCGGATGGACCGCAACTTCGCGCTGGAGCCGGAGGAGACCGAGGCGGGGTACGTGCTCGCGTGCCAGTCCCATCCGGCGACGGACACGGTGGAGTTGGACTTCGACCGCTGA
- the paaD gene encoding 1,2-phenylacetyl-CoA epoxidase subunit PaaD produces the protein MVTTALEEELLALAGSVPDPELPVITLAELGVLRGVHVRGIGKVDVELTPTYTGCPAIETMVADIEQVLRERGMAEISVRTVLSPAWSTDDISAEGRRKLAEFGIAPPRPHSTGGPIPLTLSVRCPHCGSTDTELLSRFSSTACKALRRCVACREPFDHFKEL, from the coding sequence ATGGTGACCACCGCCCTCGAGGAAGAGCTCCTGGCCCTCGCGGGCTCCGTGCCCGACCCGGAGCTGCCGGTCATCACGCTGGCCGAGCTCGGCGTCCTGCGCGGCGTGCACGTCCGCGGCATCGGCAAGGTCGACGTCGAGCTGACCCCCACGTACACCGGCTGTCCGGCCATAGAGACCATGGTCGCCGACATCGAGCAGGTCCTGCGTGAACGCGGCATGGCGGAGATCTCCGTGCGCACCGTGCTCTCCCCCGCCTGGTCGACCGACGACATCAGCGCCGAGGGCCGCCGCAAACTGGCGGAGTTCGGCATCGCGCCCCCGCGCCCGCACAGCACCGGCGGGCCGATACCGCTCACCCTCTCGGTCCGCTGCCCGCACTGCGGCTCGACCGACACCGAACTGCTCAGCCGTTTCTCGTCGACGGCCTGCAAGGCCCTGCGCCGGTGCGTCGCCTGCCGTGAACCGTTCGACCACTTCAAGGAGTTGTGA
- the paaC gene encoding 1,2-phenylacetyl-CoA epoxidase subunit PaaC, with the protein MTAPLAPTATAAALALGDDALVLSHRLGEWAGHAPVLEEEVALANIALDLLGQARVLLSLAGDEDELAYLREERAFRNLQLVEQPNGDFAHTIARQLYFSTYQTLLYGQLASGDSTFAPLAAKAVKEVAYHQDHAEQWTLRLGDGTAESHERMRRGLDTLWRFTGEMFQPVEGLDGADGSAGVDWPALQASWTASVTAIIEKATLTVPTGPQEGAWAAGAGRQGLHTEPFGRMLAEMQHLHRSHPGASW; encoded by the coding sequence GTGACCGCGCCACTGGCCCCGACGGCCACCGCCGCCGCCCTCGCCCTGGGCGATGACGCGCTGGTGCTCTCCCACCGGCTGGGGGAGTGGGCGGGCCACGCACCCGTCCTCGAGGAAGAGGTCGCCCTGGCGAACATCGCCCTTGACCTGCTCGGCCAGGCACGCGTCCTGCTCTCCCTGGCCGGGGACGAGGACGAACTGGCCTACCTGCGCGAGGAGCGAGCCTTCCGCAACCTCCAACTGGTCGAGCAGCCGAACGGCGACTTCGCCCACACCATCGCCCGCCAGCTCTACTTCTCCACGTACCAAACGCTGTTGTACGGCCAGCTGGCGAGCGGAGACAGCACATTCGCCCCGCTCGCGGCGAAGGCGGTCAAGGAAGTCGCCTACCACCAGGACCACGCGGAGCAGTGGACGCTGCGGCTCGGCGACGGAACGGCGGAGAGCCATGAGCGGATGCGGCGCGGGCTCGACACGCTCTGGCGATTCACCGGCGAGATGTTCCAGCCGGTGGAAGGCCTCGACGGCGCGGACGGCTCCGCAGGCGTCGACTGGCCGGCGTTGCAAGCGAGTTGGACGGCCTCGGTGACCGCCATCATCGAGAAGGCCACCCTGACCGTGCCCACCGGCCCACAGGAAGGGGCCTGGGCAGCAGGTGCGGGCCGCCAGGGTCTGCACACCGAACCCTTCGGGCGGATGCTCGCCGAGATGCAGCACCTGCACCGCAGCCACCCGGGGGCGTCATGGTGA